The DNA region TCGGTTGACTCGTTCGCGCCGCCGGGGAAGGCGATCTGGCCGGCATGAGTTCGCAGGGTCGCCGCGCGCTCGACGAAGAGGATCTCCGGGCCCCGCTCCCCCTCACCGATGAGCACCAGAACAGCCGCCGCCCGCCCACCGATACCCGGTCGTAGGGCCACCGATCGTTGCAGCCGGGCGTCATCGAGCAACGCGCGATCAAGCGGCTGGAGCCAGACCGGCAGTTCCTCGGTCGGCGGTGTCAGTGACTGCTCGTGTTGATTCATCGGCTCATCTGCCCGAGCCACCCGGCCCACTCATCCGCGCGGCTCGCGAACCAGCTTCTCCGCCTTGACCGGATCGGTCTCGCCCTCCCCGTACGCCGGGCACCAGCGAGCAACCGGACACGCCCCGCAGGCCGGATTGCGGGCATGACAGCGCCGCCGGCCGTGCCAGATCACGTTGTGGCAGAGCTGGGTCCAATCCTTGCGCGGGAAGAGCGCACCGACGTCCCGTTCCACCTGATCGGGGTCGACCGAGGTCGTCCAGCCGAATCGCCGAGCCAACCGGCCGAAGTGCGTGTCGACGGTGATGCCCGGCACCCCGAACGCGTTGCCGAGCACCACATTGGCGGTCTTGCGTCCGACCCCAGGGAGGGTGACCAGCTGCGCCAGCTTGCCTGGCACCTCACCACCGAAGTTCTCCGTCAGGGCCGCACCCAGCTTGAGCAGCGTGTCGGACTTCGCCCGAAAGAAGCCGACCGGCTTCAGCAACTCCTCCAGCTCCATCCGATCGGCCGCCGCGTACGCCGCTGCGGTGGGATAGCGCGCGAACAGGATCGGCGTGATCAGGTTGACCCGTTTGTCCGTGGTCTGGGCGGACAGGACCGTCGCGACCAGCAGCTCGAGAGGAGTGCTGAAGTCGAGCTCGCAGTGAGCGTCGGGATAGGTCTCGTGCAGCACCCGGTTGATGGTGCGCGCGCGCCGGACCAGGGCCGTCCGTGACACATCGCCCCCTCGATTCCTCCCACCAACCCGCCCCCCGGCATTGGGCAGGGTGTCCACCACGGCTTCGACGACACCGGCGGAAGACGCGCTCTGTGACATGAGGATCACCCTAGTTTGTGACACTGACAGTGTCTTCGTCACTCGCTGTTCGCTCCGCGCTCGAGACTCTGCCGCGCTACGCTCTCGGCCGCTCGCGACGGGCCGGGAACGGAATCTGCGCTGTGACCCGTGACACAGGCGGTAGGTTCAACGGTAGCCTGACACCGACAGGCGCTGACAGCAGGAGGTCGTGTGGATCCGGAGGT from Microlunatus phosphovorus NM-1 includes:
- the nth gene encoding endonuclease III, which translates into the protein MSQSASSAGVVEAVVDTLPNAGGRVGGRNRGGDVSRTALVRRARTINRVLHETYPDAHCELDFSTPLELLVATVLSAQTTDKRVNLITPILFARYPTAAAYAAADRMELEELLKPVGFFRAKSDTLLKLGAALTENFGGEVPGKLAQLVTLPGVGRKTANVVLGNAFGVPGITVDTHFGRLARRFGWTTSVDPDQVERDVGALFPRKDWTQLCHNVIWHGRRRCHARNPACGACPVARWCPAYGEGETDPVKAEKLVREPRG